In Halobaculum magnesiiphilum, the following proteins share a genomic window:
- a CDS encoding Cdc6/Cdc18 family protein, translated as MPHRDATLRQLTSALDPLRSDQPAYPICLSGPTGAGKTAVARFAVGELQRETAVNTAHVDCLRTRSRTAILEEALVDAGLKSRSSPKAEASSSLLAQMEEADSPIVLTLDEAEHIEDEHLPHVLFEADGVTPIFVVHDYERFAARLDSATASRLRTGPHIELSRYSQRELVDILEARIDAGDLSGITDGTIEVIADTAAGNAREAISILREAYVKGKSEDERVTPALIADVREPAMESIRRYNVDRLDTPHRLLKHMIDDAGEITAGELADLFEVEYPDADGHDRRRYLNVLVRYGCIRKKGSGRGTRYLSIAEAE; from the coding sequence ATGCCGCATCGAGACGCGACACTCCGGCAGTTGACGAGTGCCCTCGACCCCCTCCGCTCGGATCAGCCGGCGTACCCGATCTGTCTCTCCGGGCCGACTGGTGCTGGAAAAACGGCTGTCGCCCGGTTCGCGGTCGGCGAGCTGCAGCGAGAGACGGCGGTGAACACCGCGCACGTCGACTGCCTTCGAACTCGGTCTCGGACGGCGATCCTCGAAGAAGCGCTCGTCGACGCCGGACTGAAATCGCGCTCGTCGCCGAAGGCGGAGGCCTCGTCGTCTCTGCTGGCACAGATGGAGGAGGCCGACTCGCCGATCGTCCTCACGCTCGACGAGGCGGAACACATCGAAGACGAACACCTCCCGCACGTGCTCTTTGAGGCGGACGGCGTGACACCGATCTTCGTAGTTCACGACTACGAGCGGTTCGCCGCCCGGCTCGATTCCGCGACCGCGTCGCGACTAAGGACCGGCCCGCACATCGAGTTGAGCCGGTATTCGCAGCGCGAGCTCGTCGACATCCTCGAAGCGCGCATCGACGCCGGCGATCTCAGCGGGATCACGGACGGGACGATAGAGGTGATCGCCGATACCGCTGCGGGGAACGCCCGCGAGGCGATCTCGATCCTCCGGGAGGCGTACGTCAAGGGAAAATCAGAAGACGAGCGGGTCACGCCGGCGCTGATCGCCGACGTTCGCGAGCCGGCGATGGAATCGATCCGGCGGTACAACGTCGACCGCCTCGACACACCGCATCGACTGCTGAAGCACATGATCGACGACGCCGGCGAGATCACGGCAGGCGAGCTCGCGGACTTGTTCGAAGTCGAATACCCGGACGCCGACGGTCACGACCGCCGCCGGTATCTGAACGTGCTCGTTCGGTACGGGTGTATCAGGAAGAAGGGGAGTGGGAGGGGAACGCGGTATTTGTCGATCGCAGAAGCGGAATAG
- a CDS encoding homing endonuclease associated repeat-containing protein, whose protein sequence is MPYSDDDLIEDIRGVAAEVGGKPTLNDYREHGTAAVTTIYDRFGSWQDALDAAGYEPREPDSAVTDEELLDELGRLVDELGERPTATDMNDHGAYWASTYRRAFGSWNNALEAAGIDSSPSQDRQPVSDDALLEELERVAEQVNGTPTTRAMEQHGEHSPNTYIRRFGSWNDAVTAAGFEPNEEVGTETVTTEELIDELHRLADEIGDRPVADDLRKHGKHALRTYQQRFGSWSAALEAAFDDESTEDA, encoded by the coding sequence ATGCCCTACAGCGATGACGACCTGATCGAAGACATCCGCGGCGTCGCTGCCGAAGTCGGCGGGAAGCCGACTCTCAACGACTATCGCGAACACGGCACCGCCGCGGTGACGACGATCTACGATCGCTTCGGCTCGTGGCAAGACGCACTTGACGCAGCCGGCTACGAACCACGCGAACCCGACTCGGCAGTCACCGACGAGGAGTTACTCGACGAACTCGGCAGACTTGTCGACGAACTGGGGGAGCGGCCGACGGCTACCGACATGAACGATCACGGCGCGTACTGGGCGTCGACGTACCGCCGCGCGTTTGGGTCGTGGAATAATGCCCTCGAAGCCGCAGGGATCGACTCCTCACCCAGCCAGGACCGCCAGCCTGTTTCCGACGACGCGCTCCTCGAAGAACTCGAACGCGTGGCCGAGCAGGTCAATGGGACACCCACCACGCGCGCGATGGAACAACATGGTGAGCACAGTCCGAACACCTACATCCGGCGCTTCGGTTCGTGGAACGACGCCGTCACAGCAGCCGGCTTCGAGCCGAACGAAGAGGTTGGCACCGAGACGGTGACGACTGAGGAACTCATCGATGAGTTGCACCGCCTCGCTGATGAGATCGGCGACCGTCCTGTCGCCGATGACCTCCGCAAGCACGGCAAGCACGCCCTCCGCACGTATCAACAACGGTTCGGCTCGTGGTCGGCGGCGCTGGAGGCGGCGTTCGACGACGAGTCGACCGAGGACGCGTAG